A section of the Spirosoma pollinicola genome encodes:
- a CDS encoding bestrophin family protein: MVNYNPKDWFRFIITFNRADTVRKLLPVLVAVGVYSVIIVYVIELMGLSDNVHLKNLSLMHTLLSFVISMLLVFRTNTAYDRWWEGRKLWGALVNNSRNMALKMDQLLDTSESEARQFFRTMIPNFAFSLKNHLRQHAIEPEFTESSLFSVRNLRLSEHVPQQIALAIFGKLNDLQRQHILLPEHLLLLNSEIQSLMDICGACERIKNTPIPFSYSSFIKKFIFIYCLTLPLGYVSNLHYLVIPLVVFVFYVLASLEIIAEEIENPFGTDDNDLPLDTICKGIQKTVTQSFDHTEMLAQADQISVTPKGFSYEK; this comes from the coding sequence ATGGTCAATTATAATCCAAAGGACTGGTTTCGGTTCATCATCACCTTCAACCGAGCCGATACAGTGCGCAAGCTACTTCCTGTTTTGGTAGCGGTAGGCGTTTATTCTGTAATTATTGTTTATGTCATTGAGTTGATGGGATTGAGTGATAATGTTCACCTTAAGAACTTGTCGCTCATGCACACGCTGTTAAGTTTTGTCATTTCGATGTTGTTGGTTTTTCGTACCAACACAGCTTATGATCGCTGGTGGGAAGGGCGAAAATTATGGGGCGCGTTGGTCAATAACAGTCGAAACATGGCCCTCAAAATGGACCAGTTACTCGATACATCAGAAAGCGAAGCCCGCCAGTTTTTTCGGACTATGATCCCCAACTTTGCCTTTTCGTTAAAAAATCACCTGCGTCAGCATGCCATTGAGCCTGAATTTACCGAAAGTTCATTATTTAGCGTTCGTAATCTTCGGCTCAGTGAGCATGTACCTCAACAGATTGCTCTGGCAATTTTTGGTAAACTAAATGACCTGCAACGACAGCATATTTTGTTGCCCGAGCACCTTTTACTACTCAATTCGGAAATTCAATCGCTGATGGATATATGCGGAGCCTGCGAACGAATAAAGAATACGCCCATTCCTTTTTCGTATAGTTCATTCATCAAGAAATTCATTTTTATCTACTGCCTTACCCTACCACTGGGCTACGTATCGAATCTTCATTACCTGGTTATTCCACTGGTCGTATTTGTGTTTTATGTGTTAGCCAGTCTGGAAATCATTGCCGAAGAAATCGAGAACCCATTTGGCACCGATGATAATGACCTTCCCCTCGACACAATCTGCAAAGGAATTCAGAAAACCGTAACGCAGTCATTCGACCATACCGAGATGCTGGCGCAAGCCGACCAGATCAGTGTCACACCAAAGGGCTTCTCGTATGAGAAATAG